The Candidatus Nanosynbacter sp. HMT-352 genomic interval ATATTTTTTCAATTCATTTCGGTGGATTTTATAATGCGGGTCAAATTTGGCAACTTCATCCCAGAATTTCGTCGAGTGATTCATGTGTCTGGTGTGGCACAACTCATGGATAATTACGTAATCAATCAGCTCAAACGGCAAGTTCATCATCCCGATATTCAGGCTAATCGTTCCAGATGAAGAGCAGCTTCCCCAGCGACTTGATGAGTGTGTGATTTTACTCCGAGCAAAAGAAAAGCCGTGTTCTTCCGCTAAAAACGATAATCGCCTCGGCAGATATGACTTGGCTTCTTTTCTGAGTGCGATCAGAATTTTACTGCGAATAAGTTGTTGGTTTGCGGTAGATTCAACAGATTCTACTTCATTTATTTCTGCTAGTATCTGTGTTCCGACGATTTTTACACTCGAAGGTTTCGCGGTCGTTTGTATCAATAAATTATGACTTTTGCCGATTTGCTGATTTTCTGTGTAAGAAAGTTTTTCTCGGTATTGAGAAACTAATTCGCGTATTTGTTTTCGAGAAGTTTTAATCAATGTCTTTGCGGCTAACAGCGGCGCATATGGCGGCATTGTAATTTGTATTCGTCCGTCTGGCGCAATTTTCAAGCTAACGCTCTTTGCTAAGCTGCGTTTTTTAACGACAATTTCTCCGAATTCTTCGTCGGTAATAATTGTCATAACTAACCTATGCTAATGCGATTTCCGGCAATTGGGCGGCGTGGAGCTTCTGGGCGACTGGCACCAATTTGCTTAAGAACAGTGCGAGCCTGACTGCTTAAGGTGTGCCTACCACTGATCACGATATAAGACTCACTGCTGTGTGGCGCCGAAAACTGCTTCAATCGTCGTTCAAAAGATTCGTCATTTCCGCCGTAAGTCTTTATCCAGCGATGTTTGGCGGTGGCTGGATCGGTTTGCACCCAAACAAATAGGACTTCATATCCATGTTCCCTAGCAAGGCGATTGATACGCATACGATTCGTGCGCTGATCCGTTGATCCGTCCAAAATAACAGTTTGCTTAGTTTTCAAAAATTCTTCCAAAAGCGACAATGTTGCGTCAGAAATGGTTTTTGTATTGTCCGTAAAAATTTCAAATTGTCGAGAGCTTACCACTGGAGAATTGAAAATCTTCGCAAACTCTACAGCGAATTGCGTCTTCCCTGAACCTGGTGCACCAACCATGGCGATGATGTGCGGAGATGAAGGTGATAAAGGTTTCATATTGAGAAATTATAGCAGATTTTTGACTAATAAAAAAGATTCTCTTTCCAGCGAGAATCTTGGCAGGAGTGGAGGGACTCGAACCCCCGACACCTGGTTTTGGAGACCAGTGCTCTAGCCACCTGAGCTACACTCCTATAGCAACCATTTTATCACGAATTAGCTTTGTCGCAAATGTTAAAATTGTGAAAAATAAAAACTCGTGAAAAAGATCCCAAAATCCCTTGAAAAAACATAAGCGTAGTTCTACAATTAACTTAGAGATGAAAATTTTAATGCTTGGGTGGGAACTTCCTCCGCACAATAGTGGCGGACTTGGTGTTGCCTGTTATCAGATGTCGAAAGCACTCGTTTCAGAGGGTGTTGATATTGACTTTATCATCCCCTACACCGCCAAGCATCCCGAGATTGACTATATGGACGTATATTCAGCCACTCCTTTGCCACCGAATTATCACGATTTGGGTGCATATAATAACGGCTCAGAGGAAGACCGTGAAAATGCCAAGGATGAATACGGTCTTTCCCCGATGCGCGCTGTGCAGAGGCGTTACGGTAAATACGTTCGGAAGTTTGTGAAAAATCATCAGCCTGACGCGATTCACGCACATGATTGGTTGACGAT includes:
- a CDS encoding YgjP-like metallopeptidase domain-containing protein, translated to MTIITDEEFGEIVVKKRSLAKSVSLKIAPDGRIQITMPPYAPLLAAKTLIKTSRKQIRELVSQYREKLSYTENQQIGKSHNLLIQTTAKPSSVKIVGTQILAEINEVESVESTANQQLIRSKILIALRKEAKSYLPRRLSFLAEEHGFSFARSKITHSSSRWGSCSSSGTISLNIGMMNLPFELIDYVIIHELCHTRHMNHSTKFWDEVAKFDPHYKIHRNELKKYSPYI
- a CDS encoding AAA family ATPase, with amino-acid sequence MKPLSPSSPHIIAMVGAPGSGKTQFAVEFAKIFNSPVVSSRQFEIFTDNTKTISDATLSLLEEFLKTKQTVILDGSTDQRTNRMRINRLAREHGYEVLFVWVQTDPATAKHRWIKTYGGNDESFERRLKQFSAPHSSESYIVISGRHTLSSQARTVLKQIGASRPEAPRRPIAGNRISIG